The Xanthocytophaga agilis DNA window TGTTCCGTAAGGAACGAGAACTGGAAGCGAGGTTAAAATCTATGGAGAATATATCCCGTTAAAGAAAAGAGAGCCTTTTTAGTAAGGCTCTCTTTATAAAAGAAAATAGTAATCAATATCCTAGAAAATCCCTTCCCAGTTCATTTGCTATCTGAAAAATGAGATAAGATAAAAATATCTTGTCTGTCATATTATCATCCATGTCTCTGCTAATAAATGTATAGGTATCAAGGCGTTTTTGCCCATTCTGATTCCGAATGCCACCACGTTGGATCAAAGCCTTCACTTTATCGTTAATAGTCACCTCAAATGTATTTCGGGGAGCAACTGCCCTGATCCCAAAAACATCATATCCAACCTGACCTTCAAAACGTTTTTCACTCAAGGTATAATCTCCTACCAGTAATCGTTGAGCAGTGCACCGGATTTGTATAGGAGACACAGTACGAGAATATATATTCGTAGAATCTTTCGTTACATTACTTGTAACAGTAATTTCATATTCAGTTCCGTATGCTTTATCATTGAGTAAAATACGAGTACGGTATTCCCCTCTTAAAAAATTTTCATTTAATGAATAGCTTTGGTTAAATTGCCATACTCTTGGCACACGTCCAGACTGCCGGAAGGAAATAATCTTTTCACGGTTAGATCCTTTGAAACTACTTGCAGTCTTTTCTGTTTCCTGTAAAATATAAAAACGGGGAGATGCGCCTGTTAAACCATAGGCTGAAACTTCTGTAGCAGGACGATAGAATGTTTGATGAGGCAAGCGTTTGTTTGTATTCTCAAAACCTGTGTTAATAGCATTGATAAGCAATTTCTCCCAGTCTTCTGCACTGATTTCCACTATCCCATACACTTGTCCGGCCCGGTTGGCAGTACTAAAAGGCTGGATTAACTTGGCTGTATACAAAGTTTTTCCATCTTTATCTTGTGCCAGAATAGAACACGTGCTCATAAAGTTTTTAACAGTCATTCCCAGCGTATCAGCAGAAGTGGTAGTCAACTGTATTACCTGCTGAATAGCAACATAGATTGCACCACTCCCACGATTGACATCTACTTGTACAGGAACCGTTATATTTCTGAAATCAAGCCAGTTTCCGGCAGGCTGGTTTATCACCACATCTTTTACGCCAAATTTACGACGAATAGCAGACTTTACATTTGTGATAATACCGGCCTGTAGTTTGGCGTCCTGAGTAATATAGTCAGGAAAGCTCTCTTCGTTAATCATACTTCGTACAGTAGGAGATAACCGTACAATCTGTTCAATCTTAGTGACTACAGCAGTGGAAGAGTCCTGAATGGGCAAACAGTGTCCAGCCCTGGAGAGAAGGCATATAATAGCTATACAAGCAATTCTCAAATATCTACAATCCCTAATCATGCTTTAAATATACACTAGTATCTTCAAAGACCGGATTGCTCGCACAATATTTAACATTTTTTCACTAAAATGAATAGAAACGAATAACTACAAAGCATGTAAGTTGATGATATAAACGAACAGGCTTTGTAGACTATATTATGGTTTAAGTAAAACAATATGTTATTCAACAAACTGTCCAGCCCATTCAATGCCCATTACCAAATGCAGAAATGAATAACGATTTGTAAATGTTTCTTCGGTATGTCCTAGTGCACAATAGAACATACGCCCCTTATTTATCTGGTTAGTCCATGAGATAGGATGATCTCCACCCATTGCTTTTGGCCAAGAAGCCGGATAGGAACTCTCATCTACAGATAGTAAAATCTGTATGTTTCCTTTGCCTCGTACATTCTGTTTGAAATTATACCATTCATCCGATTTTTTCCAGTGAGCTGGCAGATGCTTTGTGGTAGGATGATCTTTTATTTCTGTAACAAGAACAGCTTCCGGCAATTGTTCTGGAAATAGTGTATGATCCCGAAAATGTGTCCCTATTAGGTGATCATACCACGTCCAGTCATATTCTGTATCACAAGCTGAATGAATTCCTACATATCCGCCCCCGTTTTCAATAAATGAGGCAAAACTTTTCTTTTGCTCAGGAGTCAATATATCTCCAGTTGTGGAAAGGAATACCACTACTTTGAATCGCTTTAGGTAATCATCTGTAAAGAATGCACCATTCTCTGTTGCCCTTACATCCCACCCTCTTTCTTTACCTGCTTTTTGAAAAGCTTCAATACCTTTTTCAATAGACTCATGCCGAAAACCATTGGTCTTAGAAAAAATGAGTACCCCTTTGCTACCTATAATCCCCGGATCTGCAGGACGTACAGTATCAAAGATAGGGGTCTGCCAAGGTAACTTGCGGGTCACATATAATCCCATAATCACAAAAGCTCCCATTAGCAGGGCTATACCTAACACAACGAATCCAATTACTTTACTTATTTTACGAAAGAGTGAGTTTCTGGTGGACATATGTTAGTGTTTCAAATAAAAGCCATGGAGCCACAAGTACAGGTATCTTGTATCTCCATGGCAGTTCAGGTTGTGATTTAAGAAAGTTGCCCACCTACTTTTTCCAGCAAACGTTTTGTTGCCATGATGCCTTCGTATTCTGTAAGGTAATTTCCAGAAGCGCCCATCATCTTCATAAAACCACCTTCATACTCAATGCCAATAAATCCTTTGAATCCAGCATCTTTAATAATTTTCAACATGCGATTAAAATCTGTCTCTGTGTCTTTGCCTTTATCATCAAACACATGCGTTTTAGCACTAACACCTTTGGCATAAGGCATCATTTTCGTTACTCCATCATATTTATCATATTCCTTGATTACCTGCGTTTTCATAAATGCCTCCATCGTCTGTGCTTCGGGCTCTGTACGGCGGGTGAAGTTTCCAAAGTCAGGTAATACTCCTGCATAGGGACTCTTTATCTGCTTAACAAGCTTCACTAACCAGTCAGGATTGGTAGATGGACCAAAATGGTTCTCAATAATCACTCCCATCTTATTTTTGGCTCCATATTCTACCAATCGCCCATACCCATCTACTCCTGCCTTCGCAATTTCATCATCAGTTCCTTTGCCGCTAATATTCACCCGAATTGAGTGACAGCCCAGAAACTTAGCGGCATCAATCCACTTGTAGTGATTCTCCACAGCCTGTTTTCGTTTGGCATCATCCGTATCACCTAAGTCTCCTTCTGAGTCGACCATAATCAATACATTACGAACTCCCAGATCATCTGTACGCATTTTAAGTTCTTTTAGATAAGCTTGATCTGTAGCTTTGTCTTTCCAGAACATAGAGACATACTCTACATTACTGATTCCAAAATCATTTTTTGCCATAGCCGGAAAGTCCAGATTTGATAGCTTGCCAGCAAACAAAGAACCAGCCAGAGAAAATTGAGCTAATGAGATGTCAAAAAACATCTTTTTAGGGGTTGCAAATAATTCTTCAGGTATAGTCGCAGCCAATCCGAGACCAGCTGCCGAAAGACCTAATTTCTCAATAAATCTGCGACGTGATGTATGTGTATTCATAATAATAGGGTTAAAAAGTGAAAGAATACATGTATTTGTATAAATCAGACTCTGTTAGTTTATATCACTTCTCTTTTACATTACTTTCCAGATGCAACACTCTCTCCCGCACTATATTGCAGCGTTAAAACAATAAATAATGGTTTTCCGCCAGACTTATCATTCTTAAATACATAGTATACATCATGAATACCCTGAGTAGGAGTAAGTTTGGCATTGACCATATCAGGCGTAAATGAAGTTCCTGTAATTGGTGTATCTTTAGGTACTATAGCGGGACTTTGTCCAATCATCGGTCCTGTTGGGGAATCCAGATACACTTCAATAACTCCTCCTGCAGCATTTAATTGCTGAACAGGGGCACTTACAACAAAAGTAACATGGTCTATACCTGTCAGATCAGTCTTGCTAAATCCAATGTAGTTATCAGGTGCCATAGCAATTACCATTTCAACAGGTGGCTCAGGAAGCTTAAATTTCTGAACTCCTCCTGATTTATCTGCATTGCCAGCAGGAACAGATGGATTACGCAATACCAGTACATCTTCTGCACTGGCAGATGGTACGCCATTGGCACCTTTATCTTTATAGGCTGCCCTGATAATATATGCTCCCTGATCATTACCTGTAGTAGCTTTAGGAGTATAGCTTCCTTTTACAGGCAACGACACTGCTGCGGCTTTGGAGTCTCCCAGACTAAGCACATACTGCACAATCTCTTTGGCATCTGAAACAGATAATTGCGGATGTGCAGGCATAACTGCATCTCCCCAAACACCACCACCACCCTGTACTACTTTGGTAGTTAAGCGATCTATGGCCTGAGGGTTACCTTTGTACTTTTGTGCAACTAACTGATAAGCAGGTCCAACAGATTTCTTATCTACAAAATGGCAAGACCTGCAGTCGTTGGCATCCATCAATTTCTTGCCAGTAGCCAATGAAGCTGAAGCTTCAGCAGTACGATGGCCAGCCTCGATTTCTACAGGATCTACTCCATCTTTCAGATAATCTATGGTAACAGCTACCTGAGCAGGTAAAATCTTTCCATTGGCCAGGCTGCCATCTTCTTTATCTGTTACAGCAACGGCGTATTCAAATGGCTTATTGGGGAAATAAAATGACCGATTTCCCTTATTCATAGAAAAAGTGAGTTTAGGTGCTTCATTTCCAGCAACAATCTCCATTGAACGGGTAGAGGGTTCACCTTTCCCATCTGATACAGTAAGTACCACGTTATACACACCTGGCTTTGTGAAAGTAAATGCAGGGTTAGGTTCTTTAAATGACTGTACAGACATCCCCTTTTTGTCTGTAATAGACCAGTCGTATGTAAGCACATCGCGATCATAATCCTGTGTTCCTTCTGAAGAAAACTTAACAGCCAGAGGATTGGCTCCTATTTTCTTATCGACGGTAGCTTCCACGATAGGTTTCCGATTACCACCATTGTACTCAATCCGTACTAACCGAGCATCGTCATTGCCTTGAAACCACCCAGTTCCATATTCCAGCATATACAAGTCACCTTCTGGTCCAAACTCCAGTTCAATGGGGTTCGAAAATTTGTGTGATGGCATAAAAGGTTCTGTACGCAGATAATTTCCATCTTCATCCAATGTCACAGCTAGAATCCACCCCCGCATCCATTCATAGATGAACAGTTTGCCATTGTAATAGTCAGGAAAAGCTCGTTTGGCAGTACGAAAATCATCTTTATAATAGACAGGGCCTGCCATAGCACTACGTCCTCCTTTGCCCAATTGAGGAAAAAGAATTGACTCATTGGCAGGATACCAAATCATAGCATTCTGGGCAGGAGGTAACTCAGTAAGTCCGGTGTTGTTAGGAGAATTATTAACAGGTTTGGTAGGATCAAAAGGAGAGCCAGATTTTCCGGTAGCAAAATCATAATCCCAAAAAGGTTTATTATTTCCCTGAAAATAAGGCCAGCCAAAATTACCTGGTTGTTTTGCCTGATTAAATTCATCATGACCTCTGGCTCCCCGCCCGGTAGAATCTACCCCGGAATCAGCTCCTACATCCCCCCAATACAGATAGCCAGTCTTTTTATCTACTGAGATACGATAGGGATTGCGATGCCCCATCGTATAAATTTCAGAACGAGTCTTGGCAGTACCTTTGGGAAACAAATTACCTTCCGGAACAGTATAACTACCATCTGGTTCTGGATGGATACGAAGTACTTTTCCACGTAAGTCATTGGTATTGCTGGACGATTTCTGTGCATCCCAGGGGTTACGTCCTGGTCGTTCATCCAAAGGGCTAAATCCTGTTGCCCGTGGACTTGTATTATCTCCAGTAGAAAGAAATAGATTTCCTTTTCCATCAAATGCCATAGATCCTCCTGTATGGCAACATTGTTCTCTTTGTGTGGCAACATGGAGAATAACCTTCTTTGAATCCATCACCAGTTCATCGCCTCTCAGTTCGTATCTGGCTAATATATTTTCAGACGTTTCTCCTGCAGGTGAATAATAAAGATACAACCAATGATTCTGTTCAAAGCCTGGGTCGAGAGTTAGTCCCAGCAATCCATCCTCAGCTTCTGTTTGCTTTCCTTCCTTATCTGTGTATTTGGTACTCACAGGTATTGTTGTAATCACTTTTACCTGCTTTGTGTCTGGACTGTAAAGCTTTACATTACCTTTCCGTTCAATAAACAATACCCTTCCATCACGTAAGGGTGCCATTTCCATAGGTTCATCCAGCTTTTCTGCCAGAACAATCTTGGTAAAACGATTCTCTTCAGGTGGAGTAGGCTGTACTACAGTCTGGATGGTTTCTGGCTTGGAATGATAATTCCATAAACCCAAAGCAATAATACCTGGGAAGACCATTCGCGTAATTGACCATAGTGAAAGAGTATAATTGGTCATAAAAAAAGAATTAAATATGAAAGATAAACAGGTGTTAGAACGGGAGATTGTAATCGTTATAAGGCAAGAAGTTGACTCAGAAAATTTTTATTGCGTACTTAATACACAATAATACTAAAAAATATAGAATGTATTAGTTACGCAATAAAAAATATTAGATTTGTTCAGTATGAATGTAACAACAGAACTACACGACTTCATTTTTAATGGCCATCTTAATTACGTTCCACACCTATCAATAGACTGTGCAGTGTTTGGATTTCATGACAATCAATTAAAGATTCTGCTTTTGCGGTCAAAATATCTGGATGGATGGGCATTACCAGGTGGACATATACAGCGGAATGAACACATTGACATAGCAGCACAACGTATTTTGAAAGAACGGACTGGCCTAGATAAAATATTTTTGAAGCAGTACCAGACATTTGGAGATCCGGATCGTCTGAAAACGCAAAGTAGTCAGTATTTTCTCAATGCTGTACAAATACCTATACCACCTAATAACTGGTTAATGGAAAGAATTGTATCCATTGGATACTATGCCTTGGTAGAATTTTCAAAAGCAACTCCTACACCTGATCTTTTTACAGAAGAATGTGTTTGGTGGGACATTCATCAACTACCAGCACTAATTTTTGACCATGATCATATGATAAATCTGGCGTTGCTGACACTTCAATCACAACTACATTACCAACCTATTGGATATAATCTGCTTCCGGATAAGTTTACTATGCCCGAATTACAGAAACTATATGAAACAATATTAGACAAACCTTTGGATCGCCGCAATTTCCAAAAGAAAATAATGGGATTGGGTATTTTAGAAAAGTTAGAAGAACGAAAAAGTGTAGGACCACATAAATCACCTTACTATTATAGATTCAATGAAAAGAATTATCAGGAAGCCCTCACCGCAGGTCTTTCCTTTGGATTTTAAAATTGTACTCTCAGTTATAACCCAAATTAGTAAACTACTCACACATTAGTATGAAACCACTCACACACTTTTTGCAACCAGTATTACAAATATGTATTTACTTTCTTACAGGTCTTTGTCTACTTCAGGCTCAAACAGCAACTTCCAAATTCAAAGCAATTGCCTTTTATACAGCAAAGAACGATCAGGCTCATATCAGTTTCGTTCACGAAGCCAATAAGTGGTTTCCTCAAATGGCAGACAAATACAATTTTACATACGACACTACTTCTAACTGGAACAATCTGAATGAGAACTTTTTATCTGGCTATCAGGTAGTGTTATTTCTGGACACACGTCCGGAACTCCCTGCCCAACGGAAAGCATTTCAAAAATACATGGAAAATGGGGGTGCATGGATGGGTTTTCATTTTGCAGGCTTTGCGCTGACGCCATCTACCTATCCCCAAAACTGGGACTGGTACCACAATACATTTCTTGGTTCAGGATCATATGGCAGTAACACATGGAGACCCACTTCAGCCGTATTACGCGTAGAAAAACCTAGGCATCCTGCTGTTCAAAATTTGCCTGTTACTTTTAAATCTTCTCCCAATGAATGGTATCGCTGGAGCAATGATTTGCGCAAGAATCCAGATATTGACATACTATTATCTATTGATTCAACCAGCTTTCCCCTAGGCACCGGACCTAAACCCCATGAAATATGGCATAGTGGATACTATCCTGTAATCTGGACTAACAAAAAATACAAGATGATATATCTTAATATGGGTCACAATGATATAGATTATGAGCATGGCACCAATAAGGAGCTATCCTTTACATTTGCCAACGAGACACAAAACAAGTTGATTATAGACGGATTATTGTGGTTGGGTAGCTCTGGAAATAAGTCTACCATGGGGAAAAAGAAAAAATAAGTTCTGAAAGTTGCCTTTTCTGAATTATCTAGTACCAGCAAAAAATATAGGGTAAATAACTTTGTAAAAAATCACACAGGCCGTTTGTCAGATTCAAACGTTCTGTGTGATTTTTTGTTTGCGGGTCTTTTAAATCAATAAGCCAGTAATTTCTTAATCTTTTCCTCCATACGTTTTCGAGGTAGAAAGTTTTTCTCCAATGCAGGAGAAAACGGTACTGCCGTATCCAGACTACCTTCACGCATAACAGGTGCATCCAAATACATAAAACAATTTTCGCCTATCCAGGCAGCAATCTCTGCTCCGATTCCTCCTGAAAGTGTGTCTTCATGTACTACTAAGATGCGGCCTGTTTTTTGGACACTCTTTGCTACGGCTTCTTTGTCCCAGGGCAATAAAGTACGCAGATCAATGATATCAACAGAGACATCTACTCCCAACTCAGCAATAATTTCTTTTGCCCAGTGTACACATAATCCATAGGTTACAATTGTTAGATCCTCACCTTCACTTACCAAGGCAGCTTTTCCAATAGGTACTGTATAATATTCTTCAGGGACTGGACCAGAAATAGATCGGTAAAGATATTTGTGTTCGAAATATAAATATGGGTTAGGATCAGCTAATGCAGCATTTAATAATCCTTTGGCATCATAGGGATTAGAAGGATATACTACCTTTAATCCAGGAGTGTGAAAAAACCACGCTTCATTGGACTGAGAGTGAAAGGGCCCTGCCGCAGTATTAGCCCCA harbors:
- a CDS encoding NUDIX hydrolase: MNVTTELHDFIFNGHLNYVPHLSIDCAVFGFHDNQLKILLLRSKYLDGWALPGGHIQRNEHIDIAAQRILKERTGLDKIFLKQYQTFGDPDRLKTQSSQYFLNAVQIPIPPNNWLMERIVSIGYYALVEFSKATPTPDLFTEECVWWDIHQLPALIFDHDHMINLALLTLQSQLHYQPIGYNLLPDKFTMPELQKLYETILDKPLDRRNFQKKIMGLGILEKLEERKSVGPHKSPYYYRFNEKNYQEALTAGLSFGF
- a CDS encoding PQQ-dependent sugar dehydrogenase, with the protein product MTNYTLSLWSITRMVFPGIIALGLWNYHSKPETIQTVVQPTPPEENRFTKIVLAEKLDEPMEMAPLRDGRVLFIERKGNVKLYSPDTKQVKVITTIPVSTKYTDKEGKQTEAEDGLLGLTLDPGFEQNHWLYLYYSPAGETSENILARYELRGDELVMDSKKVILHVATQREQCCHTGGSMAFDGKGNLFLSTGDNTSPRATGFSPLDERPGRNPWDAQKSSSNTNDLRGKVLRIHPEPDGSYTVPEGNLFPKGTAKTRSEIYTMGHRNPYRISVDKKTGYLYWGDVGADSGVDSTGRGARGHDEFNQAKQPGNFGWPYFQGNNKPFWDYDFATGKSGSPFDPTKPVNNSPNNTGLTELPPAQNAMIWYPANESILFPQLGKGGRSAMAGPVYYKDDFRTAKRAFPDYYNGKLFIYEWMRGWILAVTLDEDGNYLRTEPFMPSHKFSNPIELEFGPEGDLYMLEYGTGWFQGNDDARLVRIEYNGGNRKPIVEATVDKKIGANPLAVKFSSEGTQDYDRDVLTYDWSITDKKGMSVQSFKEPNPAFTFTKPGVYNVVLTVSDGKGEPSTRSMEIVAGNEAPKLTFSMNKGNRSFYFPNKPFEYAVAVTDKEDGSLANGKILPAQVAVTIDYLKDGVDPVEIEAGHRTAEASASLATGKKLMDANDCRSCHFVDKKSVGPAYQLVAQKYKGNPQAIDRLTTKVVQGGGGVWGDAVMPAHPQLSVSDAKEIVQYVLSLGDSKAAAVSLPVKGSYTPKATTGNDQGAYIIRAAYKDKGANGVPSASAEDVLVLRNPSVPAGNADKSGGVQKFKLPEPPVEMVIAMAPDNYIGFSKTDLTGIDHVTFVVSAPVQQLNAAGGVIEVYLDSPTGPMIGQSPAIVPKDTPITGTSFTPDMVNAKLTPTQGIHDVYYVFKNDKSGGKPLFIVLTLQYSAGESVASGK
- a CDS encoding ThuA domain-containing protein, translated to MSTRNSLFRKISKVIGFVVLGIALLMGAFVIMGLYVTRKLPWQTPIFDTVRPADPGIIGSKGVLIFSKTNGFRHESIEKGIEAFQKAGKERGWDVRATENGAFFTDDYLKRFKVVVFLSTTGDILTPEQKKSFASFIENGGGYVGIHSACDTEYDWTWYDHLIGTHFRDHTLFPEQLPEAVLVTEIKDHPTTKHLPAHWKKSDEWYNFKQNVRGKGNIQILLSVDESSYPASWPKAMGGDHPISWTNQINKGRMFYCALGHTEETFTNRYSFLHLVMGIEWAGQFVE
- a CDS encoding ThuA domain-containing protein: MKPLTHFLQPVLQICIYFLTGLCLLQAQTATSKFKAIAFYTAKNDQAHISFVHEANKWFPQMADKYNFTYDTTSNWNNLNENFLSGYQVVLFLDTRPELPAQRKAFQKYMENGGAWMGFHFAGFALTPSTYPQNWDWYHNTFLGSGSYGSNTWRPTSAVLRVEKPRHPAVQNLPVTFKSSPNEWYRWSNDLRKNPDIDILLSIDSTSFPLGTGPKPHEIWHSGYYPVIWTNKKYKMIYLNMGHNDIDYEHGTNKELSFTFANETQNKLIIDGLLWLGSSGNKSTMGKKKK
- a CDS encoding sugar phosphate isomerase/epimerase family protein produces the protein MNTHTSRRRFIEKLGLSAAGLGLAATIPEELFATPKKMFFDISLAQFSLAGSLFAGKLSNLDFPAMAKNDFGISNVEYVSMFWKDKATDQAYLKELKMRTDDLGVRNVLIMVDSEGDLGDTDDAKRKQAVENHYKWIDAAKFLGCHSIRVNISGKGTDDEIAKAGVDGYGRLVEYGAKNKMGVIIENHFGPSTNPDWLVKLVKQIKSPYAGVLPDFGNFTRRTEPEAQTMEAFMKTQVIKEYDKYDGVTKMMPYAKGVSAKTHVFDDKGKDTETDFNRMLKIIKDAGFKGFIGIEYEGGFMKMMGASGNYLTEYEGIMATKRLLEKVGGQLS